From a region of the Paenibacillus sp. FSL R10-2734 genome:
- the pheA gene encoding prephenate dehydratase, with amino-acid sequence MKSIAVLPQGSVSHEALLHLFNGEPVKVVHHKLISDVFLSTASGTTDYSVIPIENTIEGSVSLHIDWLINEVDLPMQAEWIFPSIQNLIGNPLEFTDTNGNKDFTKMIKILSHPVAMAQCMQFVRKHAPWAELESVGSTSEAVEIVKNNPGKGWAAIGTALGAATHGLEIVDRKVTDHDNNYTRFVLVGPQKVELPRISNGVKTSVLVTLPEDFPGALHQVLAAFSWRKLNLSRIESRPTKKKLGTYYFYIDVLEPIESVLLPGAIEEISALGCQVRILGSYPTYTYEEEKAEVQ; translated from the coding sequence ATGAAATCAATAGCGGTATTGCCGCAGGGCTCGGTATCCCACGAAGCACTGCTGCATTTGTTTAACGGTGAGCCTGTAAAAGTTGTGCATCACAAGTTAATTTCCGATGTGTTTCTCTCTACGGCTAGTGGCACCACTGATTACAGCGTTATCCCGATTGAGAATACTATTGAAGGTTCAGTTAGTCTCCATATTGATTGGCTCATCAATGAAGTCGATCTACCAATGCAGGCTGAATGGATCTTTCCATCGATACAGAATCTCATCGGTAACCCACTGGAATTCACAGATACTAACGGTAACAAGGATTTCACTAAAATGATAAAAATCCTTTCGCATCCTGTTGCAATGGCACAATGTATGCAATTTGTTCGTAAGCATGCACCTTGGGCTGAACTGGAGTCGGTCGGTAGTACCTCCGAAGCTGTAGAAATCGTTAAGAACAATCCTGGCAAGGGCTGGGCTGCGATTGGTACCGCTCTTGGCGCCGCAACTCATGGGCTGGAGATTGTAGATCGGAAAGTTACAGATCATGACAACAACTACACACGATTTGTCCTTGTCGGCCCGCAGAAGGTAGAGCTTCCACGGATTAGCAATGGCGTAAAGACGAGTGTCCTAGTAACGCTGCCGGAGGATTTCCCAGGTGCCTTGCACCAGGTCCTCGCTGCCTTTTCTTGGCGGAAGCTGAATTTATCGCGTATTGAATCACGACCAACTAAGAAGAAGTTGGGTACTTATTATTTTTATATTGATGTGCTGGAACCGATAGAATCTGTCTTGTTGCCAGGAGCTATTGAAGAGATTAGCGCTTTGGGCTGTCAGGTACGGATTCTGGGCTCGTATCCCACATACACCTATGAGGAAGAGAAAGCGGAGGTGCAGTAA
- the ilvE gene encoding branched-chain-amino-acid transaminase — protein MAEQWIYLDGQHVTKENAKVSVFDHGFLYGDGIFEGIRIYNGNIFKCKEHLDRLYDSAKSIMLDIPLTYDEMLEAMVETIRLNDMRNGYIRLIVSRGPGNLGLDPRRCPKASVVIIVEQLAIYSEQAYINGLRAVSVSQRRNIPDALNPKIKSLNYLNNILVRIQSNLVEADEAVMMNAQGYVTEGSSDNIFIIKNGVVITPPCYLGALEGITRLAIIEICEKLGIKLKEEPFTMHDVYIADEVFFTGTAAEVIAAREIDGRIIGEGQAGPITLKLLEEFRNVVDKDGHKVWE, from the coding sequence ATGGCTGAGCAATGGATCTATCTGGATGGACAACACGTAACTAAGGAAAATGCAAAGGTATCCGTTTTTGATCACGGTTTTTTGTATGGAGACGGTATCTTTGAAGGTATTCGCATCTATAACGGCAATATTTTTAAATGTAAAGAGCATTTAGACAGACTATATGATTCCGCGAAGTCGATCATGCTGGACATTCCGCTCACTTATGACGAGATGTTGGAGGCTATGGTCGAAACCATTCGCCTTAACGATATGCGTAACGGTTATATTCGATTGATCGTATCCCGTGGTCCTGGTAACCTAGGTCTTGATCCACGTCGTTGTCCTAAAGCCAGCGTAGTTATTATCGTTGAACAACTGGCTATCTATAGTGAACAAGCTTATATTAATGGACTTCGTGCAGTTTCTGTATCCCAACGTCGTAATATTCCGGATGCACTAAATCCAAAGATTAAATCACTTAACTATCTCAATAACATCTTAGTGAGAATTCAATCCAATCTAGTAGAAGCCGATGAAGCGGTCATGATGAATGCTCAAGGATATGTTACTGAGGGATCAAGCGATAATATTTTTATCATCAAAAATGGTGTAGTCATCACTCCTCCTTGCTATCTAGGAGCGCTTGAGGGAATTACACGTCTTGCAATCATCGAGATTTGTGAGAAATTGGGTATTAAGCTGAAAGAAGAACCGTTCACTATGCATGATGTTTACATAGCGGACGAGGTATTCTTTACTGGAACGGCAGCTGAAGTAATTGCAGCGCGTGAAATTGACGGACGCATTATCGGCGAAGGACAGGCAGGTCCAATTACGTTGAAGTTGCTTGAAGAATTCCGTAATGTTGTTGACAAAGATGGCCATAAGGTCTGGGAATAA
- a CDS encoding LysM peptidoglycan-binding domain-containing protein — MKIHIVKQGDSLYALSQKYGVPLQKIIEANPQISNPNVLALGEKVKIPTAPVSVPDNSEVYYKHTVKQGDTLWKLSKAWGIPLKDMVEANPQLKNPNVLVLGEVVNIPKKASNSSPVQPGYMPSNASGKTQVGGKEYTGPKEQPAAEVLPAPKVETKPEAKAETKPAPKPSPKIAPESNSVAHPSVNIAPINAPNPAPNMQMEVAPVQEMQSLFVQITVPNQEPVVHHEAPKAEMKPVTCKEEKADCCDNVGYPGLGGNPYLYDSYQNSPNTNMDWAPSYVQPAAYGPECMNPYYYYGNMCSPNMSPEQWNPNAAPNASPEQWNPNAWPNMSPEQWNPNAAPNVSPEQWNPNAWPNMSPEQWNPNAWPNMSPEQWNPNAAHNNMEANVSEMNPGAEYSPYGMQSNLPWPTCGCGGMHIQPYSYEMPVYNTYPAYGNPNAFSAYGAGTPNQGIVPTSPLGAFGGSGMSNIPSNPQYPGHHNRVPEIQDPETFVQDSAEVVGTVSEESIAGGSLKSKGSTTKETASKAKTSSQNSSKRSKTAVKTQRSETGGRTESLKKRRNPWISN; from the coding sequence GTGAAAATACACATTGTCAAACAAGGCGATAGTCTGTATGCATTATCGCAAAAGTACGGAGTGCCGTTACAAAAAATTATTGAAGCTAATCCACAGATCAGTAATCCGAATGTGCTGGCGCTTGGTGAAAAAGTAAAAATACCAACGGCTCCTGTATCCGTACCAGATAACAGTGAAGTTTACTACAAGCACACAGTCAAACAGGGAGATACCTTATGGAAATTATCTAAGGCATGGGGAATTCCTTTGAAGGATATGGTTGAAGCGAACCCTCAGTTAAAAAATCCAAATGTACTAGTTTTAGGGGAAGTAGTCAATATTCCTAAAAAAGCATCGAATTCTTCACCCGTACAGCCAGGTTATATGCCTTCTAACGCTTCCGGGAAAACACAAGTGGGCGGGAAGGAATATACGGGTCCAAAAGAACAGCCAGCAGCTGAGGTGCTTCCTGCACCTAAAGTAGAAACTAAGCCAGAAGCAAAAGCAGAAACTAAACCTGCACCTAAACCATCGCCAAAAATCGCACCTGAATCCAATTCAGTAGCACATCCATCGGTAAATATAGCGCCGATTAATGCACCCAATCCTGCGCCTAATATGCAGATGGAAGTTGCTCCAGTGCAAGAAATGCAAAGCTTGTTTGTTCAGATTACAGTTCCAAATCAAGAGCCCGTAGTACATCATGAGGCACCAAAAGCTGAAATGAAGCCAGTGACTTGCAAAGAGGAAAAGGCAGATTGTTGTGACAATGTCGGATATCCGGGCTTAGGAGGGAATCCTTATCTCTATGATTCTTATCAAAATAGCCCTAATACGAACATGGATTGGGCACCAAGTTATGTTCAGCCAGCTGCTTATGGGCCAGAATGCATGAATCCATACTACTATTATGGAAATATGTGTTCACCTAATATGAGTCCGGAGCAATGGAATCCAAATGCTGCACCTAATGCGAGTCCTGAACAATGGAATCCGAACGCTTGGCCTAATATGAGTCCAGAGCAATGGAATCCGAATGCTGCTCCTAATGTAAGTCCAGAGCAATGGAATCCAAACGCTTGGCCTAATATGAGTCCAGAGCAATGGAATCCAAATGCTTGGCCTAATATGAGTCCAGAACAATGGAATCCAAACGCTGCGCATAACAATATGGAGGCAAATGTTTCAGAGATGAACCCGGGTGCGGAATACTCCCCATATGGGATGCAATCGAATCTACCATGGCCAACTTGTGGGTGCGGTGGAATGCATATTCAACCCTATTCATATGAAATGCCTGTATATAATACCTATCCTGCATATGGAAACCCAAATGCATTTTCCGCTTATGGAGCTGGAACACCTAATCAAGGAATAGTTCCAACTTCTCCACTTGGAGCTTTTGGTGGGTCGGGAATGTCGAATATTCCTTCTAATCCGCAGTATCCAGGCCATCATAATAGGGTGCCTGAAATTCAAGATCCCGAAACGTTCGTACAGGACTCTGCCGAGGTTGTTGGAACAGTGAGTGAGGAATCTATCGCTGGTGGTTCTCTCAAGAGTAAGGGAAGTACAACGAAGGAAACGGCATCAAAGGCAAAGACCTCGAGTCAAAACAGTAGTAAGAGAAGCAAGACAGCTGTGAAAACTCAACGTTCAGAAACAGGTGGTCGTACAGAGAGCTTGAAGAAACGTAGAAATCCCTGGATTTCTAATTAA
- a CDS encoding alpha-amylase family protein, whose product MRFRQVHLDFHTSEAIPGIGNEFSKSQFQSMLRAGHVDSVTVFSKCHHGWAYHPSEANEIHPQLSFDLLGEMIAAAHDIGVLTPVYLSAGLDEKLARRHPEWLIRDAEDRTRWVKDFMTPGYHEFCLNTPYLDILLAQIHEVVSRYDADGIFLDIVGVRKCRCLYCVAALRASGQDPRDDASVIALGEQTYLNYARRVRETIDAVKPGLPVYHNNGHQQRGRRDLVHVNSHLELESLPTGGWGYDHFPLSARYAQTLGMEFLGMTGKFHASWGEFGGYKHPNALRFEAALSLAHGAKCSIGDQLHPSGLMDEATYALIGAAYAEVEAKEQWCSGVESVADIAVLSLEAAREACPDGQALREERNLADAGAVRMLTEGHYLFDIVDTFSNFAAYKVLILPDEVPVWPELATAIAAFTAGGGKVLATGRSGLNTAGDAFALNLGINWLGTNPYRPSYFYPHFTPGPLLPASYVMYGEGQLVELHDGQSLGHLENPYFNRDVFTFCSHRHTPGTKEDNGPGMVESSNGIYIAWDVFSDYAEAGHLILKEMVLHALSQLLPQPTLRTNLPARGITTLQYQQAEQRYVNHLLYASPVLKGCIEVIEDIVPLRDISVSLRLQSPAPVQRVYLAPAMTELPFTVGQGEITYMIPCLENHQIVVIELAQAKLPVE is encoded by the coding sequence ATGCGTTTTCGTCAGGTTCACCTTGATTTTCATACTTCTGAAGCCATTCCCGGCATAGGCAATGAATTCTCCAAATCCCAGTTTCAGTCCATGCTGCGCGCCGGACATGTAGACTCTGTCACTGTGTTTTCCAAATGCCATCACGGGTGGGCCTATCATCCCAGTGAAGCCAATGAAATCCATCCGCAGCTCTCCTTTGATCTGCTGGGGGAAATGATCGCCGCAGCTCATGATATCGGAGTCCTTACGCCGGTATATTTGTCGGCTGGTCTTGACGAGAAGCTTGCCCGTCGGCATCCCGAGTGGCTGATCCGCGATGCCGAGGACCGCACACGCTGGGTAAAGGACTTTATGACACCGGGTTACCATGAGTTTTGCCTTAACACGCCTTATCTGGACATTTTACTGGCGCAAATCCATGAAGTGGTCTCCCGGTATGACGCCGATGGCATCTTTCTCGATATCGTCGGCGTCCGTAAATGCCGCTGCCTGTATTGCGTTGCCGCACTGCGTGCCTCCGGTCAGGACCCCCGCGACGATGCTTCTGTCATTGCCCTGGGCGAGCAGACTTATCTAAATTATGCACGCCGCGTCCGGGAGACAATCGATGCCGTAAAGCCCGGTCTTCCGGTCTATCACAACAACGGTCATCAGCAGCGGGGCCGCCGGGATCTCGTTCATGTCAACAGCCATCTCGAGCTCGAGTCGCTCCCTACCGGAGGCTGGGGCTATGATCACTTCCCGCTGTCAGCACGGTACGCCCAGACACTGGGCATGGAATTTCTCGGCATGACCGGCAAATTCCATGCCTCCTGGGGCGAATTCGGCGGGTACAAACATCCGAATGCGCTAAGGTTTGAAGCAGCGCTCAGCCTAGCCCACGGTGCTAAATGCTCCATTGGTGATCAGCTTCATCCTTCAGGCTTAATGGATGAAGCGACCTATGCCCTGATCGGCGCTGCCTACGCTGAGGTGGAGGCGAAGGAGCAGTGGTGCAGCGGAGTTGAGTCTGTTGCAGACATAGCCGTCTTGTCCCTGGAGGCAGCACGTGAGGCCTGTCCTGACGGGCAGGCATTGAGAGAAGAGCGCAATTTGGCCGACGCCGGTGCGGTGCGCATGCTGACCGAAGGCCATTACCTGTTCGACATCGTAGATACCTTCAGTAATTTTGCAGCTTATAAAGTGCTGATTCTGCCGGATGAGGTGCCGGTATGGCCGGAGTTGGCCACCGCAATTGCAGCCTTCACAGCTGGTGGAGGTAAGGTGCTCGCCACCGGGCGTTCAGGTCTGAACACAGCGGGCGATGCGTTTGCCCTGAACCTGGGCATCAACTGGCTGGGAACCAATCCTTACCGGCCATCTTATTTCTATCCGCATTTCACCCCGGGGCCCCTGCTGCCAGCCTCCTATGTAATGTACGGCGAAGGTCAGCTTGTGGAATTGCACGACGGACAATCACTGGGCCATCTGGAGAATCCATATTTCAACCGCGATGTGTTCACCTTTTGTTCGCATCGGCACACGCCTGGTACCAAGGAAGACAATGGACCAGGCATGGTCGAAAGTAGCAATGGAATCTATATCGCCTGGGATGTGTTCAGCGATTATGCAGAAGCTGGCCATCTTATCCTGAAAGAGATGGTGCTTCATGCGCTATCACAGCTGCTCCCCCAGCCTACCCTGCGCACCAATCTGCCAGCCCGGGGAATAACGACTCTGCAGTATCAGCAGGCGGAGCAACGCTATGTGAACCATCTGCTCTATGCCTCACCCGTGCTAAAAGGCTGCATTGAAGTTATCGAAGACATCGTGCCGCTGCGAGACATTTCCGTCAGCCTGCGTCTCCAGTCTCCTGCTCCCGTCCAGCGGGTCTATCTGGCCCCGGCGATGACAGAGCTTCCGTTTACGGTAGGCCAGGGTGAAATCACTTATATGATTCCTTGCTTGGAGAATCACCAGATAGTAGTAATAGAGCTGGCGCAGGCAAAATTGCCGGTAGAGTAA
- a CDS encoding AraC family transcriptional regulator has protein sequence MVLCLEFAIPPLPQFVTVGHAVWSSGDRHFARTFGVYDLLLVKRGTLYMAEEGKEYAVGPGKLLVLEAGLLHEGYRACREDTEIYWVHFIHEYKPAHIRQEDIPWSSLLAKGKLEDEEPSAQQRLYMPKYAAVDVEALEPILHEMNEIHSRLKAENALRLHLLLAKLLAALQEECAQTTLPEPAVRLARAAAAYLDIHWRQPFNLAGLEEELHFQADYITRCMKQHVGTTPLQYVLQRRLEEAKKLLSGTVLGISEIAERVGINDPNYMTRLFSARFGVTPGAYRRRLRQKEEATTVPDPQEL, from the coding sequence ATGGTGCTGTGCCTGGAATTCGCGATTCCGCCGCTGCCGCAATTTGTCACGGTGGGACATGCCGTCTGGTCGTCGGGAGACCGGCATTTCGCCCGTACCTTCGGCGTGTATGATCTGTTGCTGGTCAAGCGGGGAACGCTCTATATGGCAGAAGAGGGCAAGGAGTATGCAGTGGGTCCGGGAAAGCTACTGGTGCTGGAGGCAGGGCTGCTGCATGAAGGGTATCGGGCCTGCCGAGAGGATACGGAGATTTACTGGGTGCATTTCATCCATGAATATAAACCGGCTCATATCCGGCAGGAGGATATCCCATGGTCGTCGCTGCTGGCCAAAGGAAAGTTAGAGGATGAGGAGCCCTCTGCACAACAGCGTCTGTACATGCCTAAGTACGCCGCTGTTGACGTAGAGGCACTGGAGCCGATCTTGCATGAGATGAACGAGATTCACAGCCGGCTGAAAGCCGAGAACGCACTTCGGCTTCATCTGCTGCTGGCCAAGCTGCTAGCGGCACTGCAAGAGGAATGCGCGCAGACTACCCTGCCAGAGCCGGCGGTCCGGCTAGCCCGAGCGGCTGCAGCCTATCTGGATATTCACTGGAGACAGCCGTTTAACCTTGCCGGACTTGAGGAGGAGCTGCATTTCCAGGCGGATTATATTACGAGGTGCATGAAACAGCATGTCGGAACCACGCCGCTGCAGTACGTGCTGCAGCGGCGCCTGGAAGAAGCCAAGAAACTGCTTAGCGGTACGGTGCTGGGCATCTCCGAAATTGCCGAACGGGTAGGCATTAACGATCCGAATTACATGACACGTTTGTTCAGCGCTAGGTTCGGCGTGACGCCCGGAGCCTACCGGCGACGGCTGCGCCAAAAGGAAGAGGCAACTACCGTGCCCGATCCGCAGGAGCTCTAG
- a CDS encoding AraC family transcriptional regulator gives MAMTTKILARDIGLEPGFTFRIQKCPLIHDYYVHSHDFSELVVILSGNAVHIIEGREYPVTAGQVFLIHSNVSHGYKNVDGIEYVNVMFQPEQLLQQSELRLMPGFQALFYIEPFYRKEMYFKGMLSLEAEQLREATRLLDDILEEYDRQPEGYRLMIRTYFTALVGMLSRYYQTSSGHKDNKALRIGETVTFIEEHFLQPITLQTMADMAYMSTRQFLRVFTRNYQTTPMDYVIRKRLDYSCTLLRSPGLTISQVAMDSGFHDQNYYSRQFRKVFNCTPSEYRERIQDS, from the coding sequence ATGGCCATGACAACCAAAATACTTGCGCGGGACATCGGGCTTGAACCCGGTTTCACTTTTAGAATCCAGAAGTGCCCGCTGATCCATGATTACTATGTCCACAGCCATGACTTCTCCGAGCTGGTCGTTATTCTGTCAGGAAATGCCGTTCATATCATTGAGGGGAGAGAATATCCAGTCACTGCCGGCCAGGTTTTTCTGATCCACAGCAACGTTTCCCATGGTTACAAGAATGTCGACGGCATCGAATACGTCAATGTGATGTTCCAGCCTGAGCAGCTGCTGCAGCAGTCCGAGCTCAGGCTGATGCCGGGCTTTCAGGCATTATTCTACATTGAGCCTTTTTACCGGAAGGAAATGTACTTCAAAGGCATGCTCTCCCTTGAAGCAGAACAGCTCCGGGAGGCTACACGGCTGCTGGATGATATCCTCGAGGAGTATGACCGGCAGCCTGAAGGATACAGGCTAATGATCCGCACCTATTTTACTGCTCTGGTAGGCATGCTATCACGCTATTACCAGACCAGCAGCGGACACAAGGATAACAAGGCGCTGCGGATCGGTGAGACAGTCACCTTTATCGAAGAGCATTTTCTGCAGCCGATCACCCTGCAAACCATGGCGGATATGGCTTACATGTCAACCCGCCAATTTCTGAGAGTCTTCACCCGCAACTATCAGACCACCCCTATGGACTATGTAATCCGTAAGCGGCTGGACTATTCCTGCACGCTGCTGCGGAGCCCCGGCCTCACGATTTCCCAGGTGGCCATGGACAGCGGCTTTCATGACCAGAACTATTACTCCCGCCAGTTCCGCAAAGTATTTAATTGTACACCCAGCGAATACCGCGAGAGAATTCAGGATTCCTGA